One part of the Pseudomonas sp. MYb118 genome encodes these proteins:
- a CDS encoding sigma-70 family RNA polymerase sigma factor, producing MPDSPDVQQLYRSHHSWLVGWLFRQVQSRCDAADLSQETFLRLLTGSVAAQDLREPRAYLSTIARRLMLNLYRRRSLERAYLEALATVPPEEVPSAEHHAAVLEALNAVDALLCGLPEKVRRAFLLAQLEGYTQEQIAEVMGVTVRSVHRYLSRALEECIVMASRELV from the coding sequence ATGCCTGATTCGCCAGATGTGCAACAGCTCTACCGCAGCCATCACTCATGGCTGGTGGGTTGGCTGTTCCGTCAGGTCCAGAGTCGCTGCGATGCGGCCGACCTCAGCCAGGAAACCTTCCTGCGTTTGTTGACCGGCAGTGTCGCGGCTCAGGATTTGCGTGAGCCCCGTGCCTACCTGTCGACCATCGCCCGACGCCTGATGCTCAACCTTTACCGCCGACGTTCCCTGGAGCGCGCGTACCTTGAGGCGTTGGCCACCGTCCCGCCGGAAGAGGTGCCCTCTGCGGAGCACCATGCGGCGGTGCTGGAAGCCTTGAACGCGGTGGATGCGTTGCTGTGCGGTTTGCCCGAAAAGGTCCGGCGCGCCTTTCTGCTGGCGCAACTGGAAGGCTACACCCAGGAGCAGATCGCCGAAGTCATGGGCGTCACGGTGCGTTCGGTGCATCGTTATCTGTCACGGGCGCTGGAGGAATGTATTGTCATGGCCTCGCGGGAGCTCGTATGA
- a CDS encoding adenosine deaminase, with translation MYDWLNALPKAELHLHLEGSLEPELLFALAERNKIALPWSDVDTLRKAYAFNNLQEFLDLYYQGADVLRTSQDFYDLTWAYLLRCKAQNVIHTEPFFDPQTHTDRGIPFEVVLNGIAAALKDGEQQLGITSGLILSFLRHLSEDEAQKTLDQALPFRDAFVAVGLDSSEMGHPPSKFKRVFDRARDEGFLTVAHAGEEGPPEYIWEALDLLKIQRIDHGVRAIEDERLMQRIIDEQIPLTVCPLSNTKLCVFDHMSQHNILDMLERGVKVTVNSDDPAYFGGYVTENFHALYTDLGMTQDQAKRLAQNSLDARLVKP, from the coding sequence ATGTACGATTGGCTGAACGCCCTGCCCAAGGCAGAACTCCACCTGCACCTCGAAGGTTCGCTGGAGCCTGAGCTGCTGTTCGCCCTGGCCGAACGCAACAAGATCGCGCTGCCGTGGAGCGACGTCGACACCCTGCGCAAGGCCTATGCCTTCAACAACCTGCAAGAATTCCTCGACCTGTACTACCAGGGCGCCGACGTGTTGCGCACCTCGCAGGACTTCTACGACCTGACCTGGGCGTACCTGCTGCGCTGCAAGGCACAGAACGTGATTCACACCGAACCGTTCTTCGACCCGCAGACCCACACCGACCGTGGCATCCCTTTCGAGGTGGTCCTCAACGGCATTGCTGCCGCGCTGAAAGATGGCGAACAGCAACTGGGCATCACCAGTGGCCTGATCCTGAGTTTCCTGCGCCACCTGAGCGAAGACGAAGCACAGAAAACCCTCGACCAGGCGCTGCCGTTTCGCGATGCATTCGTCGCCGTCGGCCTCGACAGTTCGGAAATGGGCCACCCGCCGAGCAAGTTCAAGCGCGTGTTCGACCGTGCCCGTGACGAAGGTTTCCTGACCGTCGCCCACGCTGGCGAGGAAGGCCCGCCGGAGTACATCTGGGAAGCCCTCGACCTGCTGAAAATCCAGCGGATCGACCATGGCGTACGCGCCATCGAAGACGAGCGCCTGATGCAGCGGATCATCGACGAGCAAATCCCGCTGACCGTCTGCCCGCTGTCCAACACCAAGCTGTGCGTGTTCGACCATATGTCACAACACAACATCCTCGACATGCTCGAGCGTGGCGTGAAGGTCACCGTGAACTCCGATGACCCGGCCTACTTCGGTGGCTATGTGACGGAGAACTTCCACGCGCTGTACACCGATCTGGGCATGACCCAGGACCAGGCCAAACGCCTGGCGCAAAACAGCCTGGATGCAAGGTTGGTCAAGCCGTAA
- a CDS encoding DUF808 domain-containing protein, whose protein sequence is MAGSSLFALLDDIATLLDDISLMSKVAAKKSATVLSDDLAVNAEQVIGMKADRELPVVWAVFKGSLKNKAILVPCALMLNALLPAAVHWLLMAGGAYLCYEGFEAIREKLGREPQNADGRPRKNKPRSPEEMAAHEKRKVAGAIRTDFILSAEIIVITLNIVAQAPLMQQILTLVVIAIVMTVGVYGLVAAIVRMDDAGLVLARSASTGAWGTFVRKLGSGLVSAAPWLMKALSWIGTLAMFLVGGAFVTEGITPLVHFVDGLVEGAGGWKTLAELGIHCVVGALVGMVAALVVNTVGKLLGKTSS, encoded by the coding sequence ATGGCCGGTAGCAGCCTGTTTGCCTTATTGGATGATATCGCCACCTTGCTGGACGACATTTCCCTGATGAGCAAGGTGGCCGCGAAAAAATCGGCGACAGTCCTCAGTGATGACCTGGCCGTCAACGCCGAGCAAGTCATCGGCATGAAGGCGGATCGCGAGTTGCCGGTGGTGTGGGCGGTGTTCAAGGGTTCCTTGAAGAACAAGGCGATCCTGGTGCCCTGCGCGCTGATGCTCAATGCATTACTACCGGCGGCGGTGCATTGGTTGCTCATGGCCGGTGGTGCGTACCTGTGCTACGAAGGCTTCGAGGCAATACGCGAGAAGCTTGGCCGCGAGCCACAGAATGCCGATGGCCGCCCGAGGAAAAACAAACCCCGAAGCCCCGAAGAAATGGCCGCCCATGAAAAGCGCAAGGTCGCCGGGGCAATCCGCACCGATTTCATCCTGAGCGCCGAGATCATCGTCATCACCTTGAACATCGTGGCTCAGGCGCCCTTGATGCAGCAGATCCTCACGCTGGTGGTCATTGCAATCGTCATGACTGTTGGGGTGTATGGACTGGTCGCCGCGATCGTGCGGATGGACGATGCCGGGCTGGTGCTGGCCAGGTCCGCGTCCACGGGCGCCTGGGGGACTTTTGTGCGCAAGCTCGGCAGCGGGCTGGTCTCGGCCGCGCCATGGCTGATGAAAGCATTGTCGTGGATCGGCACGCTGGCCATGTTCCTGGTCGGCGGTGCCTTCGTCACCGAGGGCATCACGCCGCTGGTGCATTTCGTCGACGGACTGGTGGAGGGCGCCGGCGGCTGGAAAACCCTCGCCGAGCTGGGCATTCACTGCGTTGTCGGTGCCCTGGTCGGCATGGTCGCTGCGCTGGTGGTGAACACCGTCGGCAAATTGTTGGGGAAAACCTCGAGCTAG
- a CDS encoding ArsR/SmtB family transcription factor, protein MEHAPCISQIATLLSDPKRSAMMWALMDGAARQTEELALLARLSPSSASAHLGRLSAGGLLKVETRGRKRFFRLAAPEVGAAIEALASATIASTPRDIPEVFKRNTAPVPIRQTAPSSLLRARLCDDHLGGTLAADLYQRLLDAGWIEQFDHRVSITHKGATELANRGVFVQALAHSTSKAACACPDWSERRPHMGGSLGAALLQLFMQSGWLSLPNDSRALHITATGQREIHRFAKDAELEMA, encoded by the coding sequence ATGGAACATGCACCTTGCATCAGCCAGATTGCCACATTGCTGTCTGACCCTAAGCGCAGCGCAATGATGTGGGCCTTGATGGACGGCGCGGCGCGGCAGACCGAAGAACTGGCCCTGCTGGCCCGGCTGTCGCCGTCCTCGGCCAGTGCGCACCTTGGGCGTTTGTCCGCCGGGGGACTGTTGAAGGTCGAGACCCGTGGTCGCAAGCGATTCTTCCGCCTGGCCGCACCCGAGGTCGGCGCGGCGATAGAGGCGCTGGCCAGTGCGACGATCGCCAGTACCCCGCGGGACATTCCCGAAGTGTTCAAGCGCAACACCGCGCCTGTCCCGATTCGCCAGACTGCGCCTTCGTCGTTGTTGCGTGCACGCCTGTGTGACGATCACCTGGGCGGCACGCTGGCCGCGGACCTCTACCAGCGCCTGCTGGACGCGGGCTGGATCGAGCAGTTCGATCATCGGGTGTCGATCACGCACAAGGGCGCCACCGAACTGGCGAACCGCGGTGTGTTCGTCCAGGCATTGGCGCACAGCACCAGCAAGGCGGCCTGTGCGTGTCCCGACTGGAGTGAAAGACGACCGCACATGGGTGGCTCGCTCGGTGCGGCGCTGTTGCAGTTGTTCATGCAGTCCGGCTGGCTGAGCCTGCCGAATGATTCACGCGCCCTGCACATCACCGCGACCGGTCAGCGTGAAATCCATCGCTTCGCCAAGGATGCCGAGCTGGAGATGGCGTAG